The following are encoded in a window of Panicum virgatum strain AP13 chromosome 5N, P.virgatum_v5, whole genome shotgun sequence genomic DNA:
- the LOC120676514 gene encoding peroxidase 4-like — protein MPTRARASATRWSGSIIAALLLLALMAGTSSAQLSTGFYSSSCPGLYDAVKSVVQSAIAREKRLGASILRLFFHDCFVQGCDASLLLDDTPSFQGEKMANPNNQSVRGFEVIDAIKTAVEKVCPGVVSCADILAIAARDSVVILGGPNWDVKVGRRDSRTASLSGANNNIPPPTSGLANLTSLFAAQGLSQKDMVALSGAHTIGLARCTNFRAHVYNDTNIDGAFARTRQSACPRPSGSGDNNLAPLDLQAPTVFENSYYKNLVCKKGLLHSDQELFNGGATDALVQSYVSSQSAFFADFVTGMINMGDITPLTGSNGEIRKNCRRIN, from the exons ATGCCTACTCGTGCTCGTGCATCAGCAACAAGGTGGAGCGGCAGCATTATTGCTGCCCTCCTACTCCTCGCGCTGATGGCCGGCACCTCGTCGGCGCAGCTGTCCACGGGCTTCTACTCCAGCTCCTGCCCCGGCTTGTACGACGCCGTCAAGTCGGTGGTGCAGTCGGCCATCGCCCGGGAGAAGCGCCTGGGCGCCTCCATCCTGCGCCTCTtcttccacgactgcttcgtcCAGGGCTGCGACGCCTCGCTGCTGCTGGACGACACGCCCAGCTTCCAGGGCGAGAAGATGGCCAACCCCAACAATCAATCCGTGAGAGGGTTCGAGGTCATCGACGCCATCAAGACCGCCGTCGAGAAGGTCTGCCCCGGCGTCGTCTCCTGTGCCGACATCCTCGCCATCGCTGCAAGGGACAGCGTCGTTATC CTGGGTGGGCCCAACTGGGACGTGAAGGTCGGGCGGAGGGACTCCCGGACGGCGAGCCTCAGCGGCGCCAACAACAACATCCCGCCGCCGACGTCGGGTCTCGCCAACCTCACCTCCCTCTTCGCCGCGCAGGGACTCTCCCAAAAGGACATGGTCGCCCTCTCTG GCGCTCACACCATAGGCCTAGCTCGTTGCACCAACTTCAGAGCCCACGTGTACAACGACACCAACATTGATGGTGCCTTTGCAAGAACAAGGCAGTCAGCTTGTCCTAGGCCCTCAGGTTCAGGGGACAACAATCTGGCGCCCCTGGACCTTCAGGCCCCAACCGTCTTTGAGAACAGCTACTACAAGAACCTTGTTTGCAAGAAGGGGCTGCTGCACTCTGACCAGGAGCTCTTCAATGGTGGAGCCACCGATGCACTAGTCCAATCATACGTTAGCAGCCAGAGCGCATTCTTCGCTGATTTCGTGACAGGAATGATCAATATGGGTGACATTACACCATTGACAGGCTCCAACGGCGAGATCAGGAAGAACTGCAGAAGGATTAATTAA